TGGACGGGCATGACGTCAGCATAGGTCTCCTCTAAAGACAGCAGCACATTGCACACCTGCTGACCTCCATCAGCTACAGCCAAGAGGCGCGGAAGGTCCCGGTATGCATCTGGACCTGCGAGGACATCTACCAGCTTCTCTCGCGCCAGAAGCTCCATCTTCAGCCTCTCCGCCATGCAGCCTGAGACAAACACACCCATGAACGTACCCTTAATGTGACCTCCATCATCTGAGTGCATAAGAGCTTACTCACCTAAAATTCCAATTTTCATTGGCGTGTGGGTCTTTAATCGTTTCCTCTTCATAGCTGTTAGTTGTTGCAGTCTATTCCATATTGTTTGCTCAGCCTTTTCTCTGTTAAGAAAAGAGATTAGGTTGCAAAACTGCCAAAACTGCCATCACCTAGCACTAGATTTCAAAACTTTTCATGAGTTTGATCTTTGCTCCTACCTTACAGAGCACGTTACCAGAAGAACAACATCTGCCTGCAAGTACACGCACATCTTAAACAAACTGCATTAAAATTACTTCTGCTAGaatcataaaataaaaccagaagtCAGCTGTACCTCGCTTAGATGAGCTGTGCGCTGATAGCCCTTCTTCTGCAGTATGGACCAGGCTATCTCTGTGTCATTCACATTCATTTGACATCCATaggtttcaaaataaactgcaaCAATAAGCCAAAGAACCCCTTTAGCATCACTACAAGCATTCAAAGCTAagtaaacaataataataataataataatacattttatttgaaagcgcctttcaaaacactcaaggtcgctgtacacagtagagtaaaaagcaacataaaagcaaagagcaacataaaagcaaagagtttacacaatcataaaacataaacaaatttaaaatagccgaatggagaggttatgtgggataagctattttgaacaagtgggttttgagttgggacttaaagagagagaaggtagagatatttcttaaatcaggaggtagggaattccagagtcgaggagcagagcagctgaaagccctgcTCCCCTTGGTGACAAGACGGGGGGAGGGGAcggagagtgaaagggaagaagaagatctgagacaaCGAGATGGGGCGGTGATGTTAACCAGATCAGAGAGATATgaaggagagagatgatgaatagctttaaatgcgtacaagagtattttgaaattgatacgatACTTGACcgggagccaatgaagctgctgcagaacaGGAGTGATGTGGTGGATAGAAGGGGTCCTGGTGATGATACGGGCAGCAGAATTCTGGATGCGTTGAAGCTTatggatggatttttgagtaagaccaaaaagaagtgaattacaataatcaatccgGGAAGTAACAAGGCTATGGACAAGAATGGCAGTGGCATGTGAGGTGAGAAAAGGACGGAGACGATTAATGTTGCGCAATTGAAAATATGCAGACCGAGTGACattattaatgtgtgaattGAAAGATAGAGTACTGTCGAGGATGACACCCAAACttttcacagaggaagaaatgGAGACCGGCGAGTTATTGATAGTAATAGAGAAACTGTTGGTTCTGGATAATGTTGATTTAGTGCCTACTAAGAGGAGctcggatttattactattgagTTTAAGAAAATTAGAAGAGAACCATGAATTTAGTTCAGCTAAGCAGAGGGTGAGGGAGGATGGGGGAAGAGCAGAATCAGATTTAGTGGACagataaagctgggtgtcatcggcataacagtgaaaatggATATTGTATTTACGGAAAATATGTCCAAGCGGTAGAAGGTAGATAATGAAAAGAAGGGGCCCCAGGACAGATCCCTGGGGCACGCCAGTGGTCAGAGGAAAGGGCTGAGAAGTAAAGGATTTGAGTTGAATGAACTGAGTGCGACCAGAcaggtatgatttaaaccaggctAGTGGAGTATGGGAGAGACCGATGGAGGCTAGCCTACTGAGAAGAATGGAGTGAGAAATAGTGTCGAAGGCAGCGCTCAGATCGAGGAGGATAAGAATGGAAAGTAAACCGGAGTCAgctgccataagaagatcattggtTATTTTTATAAGTGCTGTTTCAGTGCTATGGGAGGGgcgaaaaccagactggaactgTTCATACAGATTATTATTAGTTAAATGTGAGTGGAGTTGTGTGGCAACTATTTtctcaagaatttttgaaaggAATGGTAGATTGGAAATAGGCCAAAAATTCTCAAAATTATTGGGATCTAgaccagttttttttaatattggcGTGATGGCGGCAGTTTTGAGGGAAGCAGGAACAGTTCCAGTGGTAAGTGAAGAGCAAGAACATTTCCTTGTGGATATTCAGACCAGTTTTCTTATAAAGGCGTTCAAGTCGTCGTCCTTTTGCTTTCAGGAGCCTGAGTTCAGCTGTGAACCAGGGTGCTGTCTGAGAGAATGATACAGATTTGGTTTTGAGTGGGGCAACAGAGTTTAGGATACTATTGAGACTAGAGTTATAATAGGAAACTAAGTCCTCTTGGGTGAGCAGAttatgaaaatgcaaatgactagagaaagcaaaagaaagagTATCAGGATTGATTTTCTTAATATTCCGAAAAGAAATGGTACGAAGGTTCTTGGTTATAGAAAAGGTCATTTTGACATTGAAAGAAAGAAGCAAGTGGTCAGAAATTAGCAGTTCATCAGCTTTGCAGTTAAAAGGAGTAAGTCCAGAGCAACAAACTAGGTCCAAAGTATGGCCCTTAGTATGAGTAGGAAAgtttatgtgttgtttaaaGCCAAAACTATCGAGGCAGGATGAGAAGTCTTTGGTGAGAGGATGATCACTGTTATCCAAATGGCTTTCACCGACCTTTCCTTGAGTTTCCCATCAACAAGCCTTCAGAGAGATAGTCATGCTTTTCTGAGGGTTCTTCATCTGCAGCACGGCTCCTGTTAGCTGGAAGCCCTTTAATGAAATCCTGAAAACTTGGACCAGACGATAGCCGACTCTTGAACTTATCTAcagtcttcttcttttctctcacaGTGTCAACAGCGCTAGCCAGTTTAGAACAGTATCTAGCCTGGATGCGGCTGAGAGGTGGCCAGTGTTGGGTTACTGTAAATATGGGTTTTAAAGTCCTGAGGTACTCCATGCTTAGCTAACCACAACAGCAAAGGCTTCGTAATTCCCTATCGGGTGTATCTGGAAATGAGCGACTATGTATTTTAGTTAGCTAATTTTGCCGCAACCTAAAAACTAACATAGTGTCAAAAGTCCCTTTTTACTCAGTAAGATACAGCACGAGTGCTAACTACCTCGAGTGAATTGTCATTCAGGTACAGATATCATGTGGAGCCAAAGATGTCTATCAAGAGGAGTCACTCCCTGTTTCAAGTACCTGACGCTAATGAAACCCGGAAAAACGTTCACTCTTGTGAAGTGTTACTACATACTAGTAAGTTTGTTTCAAACATAGAGGAAGCTCGAAAAGAGGTAAATAGTTTTTATCTTTAAGTCAATTCAGGCGCTTATCCGGTCTGTTAATAAGATGTTACTGTGTCGTAAAAGGTAATTAAATCTCAGACTAAAATCCTCGAGAAGCCCGTAATGTCCGTTAGACAAAAATGTCACTGTACGTCCATTTTCACGGTCCGTCGTCATAATCTCCTTATACTAAACTATGGTTCCGTATGTGCGACAAAGCTTTCAAGGGAACTTTAACATGTGCAGAATCGGGTTATTGATGGTGAGAGACGGATTTATGTCGTTAGGTTATTGTTCAAAACTCAGCTGAGGTCGAGATTAGTGCGGCGAATAAAAAACAAACCGTtaatggtttttgtttgtttattcgtTTGCTTGTTTTGATATTTACATTAATCGAggtaaaaatattatattataaaaataaaataaattataacaaTATTCAATATTGTTGTATACCAACGTAAAGTATTAATATCAGGCCATCGGAAAAAAACATTGTTCATACTTACCATGTAAATATGAAATCCTGCTAAAACAGTTTTAGACAGATgcttttaaatagttttttttttaaagaagaagaacaaacgGTAATGAGAGAAAGCAACTTCTCATATGATTAAGTGAATATACCCCCAATCCGCatcccagacacacacatacacacacacacacacacacacacacagagagagagagagagagacacacacagagagagagagagggagaatcATGTGTGATGTAGGCGTGACTGGAGCCACAGGTTCAGTATAAAGTGAGCATGAACTCTGGGATGAGAAACAGTACtgttccagtgttttcttttgttcgtTCTTTCCTGGAAGTGAGACATCATGAGAGTGGAAGGTGCGGAATAAAACTGCAGAGGCACTCAGGATTCTTaccaagacaaaaaaataatcagGGTAACTTTGAAAAAACACTCTGAATTTGATATCCATGtttgtataaatgtattatttattctTGAAATCATGATATTTCCTGTCATGTTATACATCTCTGTCTGCCTCAACTTCAGTTCCTTGTGCAGAGCGATGAGGCTGGTCTGGGAAACTGTGGTTTCAGCGTTTTTTCTAATGTAATTTCTACTCCTGTCATTTGTTCTGGCTATCCACTCTTCTCCAGGACTAGCTGTGATGATGGAGAAAGCTGCACTGCTGCTTTGCTGCCTGATCATGACTTTGTCAGGCTCCCCACTCTACCCATCCATTAGGTAAGTCCTGACAAAATCACTCTAATTCATTAGGTGTTGTTCATTTCCATTTTTACTGAGGTTTAGGCATATTTTGAAAGTTACGTAAACCCTTTGCTTAGTTCAGCCGTTCAGCTTTGGGAATGCCGATCAATGACAGCATTGGATGACTACACAAAGAGAACATTTTTTGTAAACTCATGGCAAATCACACCAATATGCACTATATATGCATCATTTCGCAGAAATGTTTAGAAGCCTTACCAAATGTCATAGAAAATTTTCTTAATATTCAAAACCtgaattaaacattaaatataaCATATTTGATCTCTGTCAGGATTAGAAAAATGGTCGTGTCGATGCTCATCTAACAGTTGACTCTTTACTTTACATGTCATAGCTGTGTCCTCTGTACTTCTGCTAAAAAGGGTCAAGATGTCTGGATTAGTCACCGCGTTACGTTTACGAGGCATCATCGTCACAGTGTCGTGTACCAAAGCTGCAGATGTAATTTTTCACACGCTAAAGCATTTTGCAGACTgatgacattttcttttcttttaaatctgtCGTCTTTACAAAGACTCTGCACTACTATGAAATCATCGTTCTTGGTAGATAAAGGGCTACGTTTGAATAATGGCATTTAAGATGTTCTGCATTCATATAATTCATGGGGATATTTCTCAGGTTCGGCCAGAGGGATACATCTATCCTGATGACATCTTCACTAAAGAATCCagcagagcagcaggaggaagacGCACGTCCTCCCAGGGAGCCAGCAGAGTTGCGGTCCGTATGTTAATATGGTCTGAGTGGCTGATGTAAAATATGGCTCAAAGGCTCAGCTAATGAAACGTCCCAGTCAAAGTGGATCATTTACACAGTTTTTTAATAGGGATTCTTGATTTATTAGAAGGTACATCATTTTCAAAGatatgtcaaaaaaaaaatacacacagctgAATACAATACAAGCAAACACTGAACTACAGATAGTCTATGCTGGActtaaatttttatattttgaccTATGGCCTTTTGGATATGGAGctacattttattaaaatagtacaTAAAGTTTTGGCATCATTCAtttatgaattaaataaataatacagcCTGTGCTGCAAGTTTAACATATTTCTAATGTAAGATGgggaaatattgtttttctACAATATTATGATTTAATTGCACATTACTTAAAAGTGATTGTGCAGTGAAAATGCACTTGTCATTACAgtatatttctttatttcctgCAAAAACTTTACTTGTTACTTTCTTATTTCAGTGTACTTACCTTTAAATATTTATAGGTAACCATGACTACATTGTAATTTCAAATCAAATATGTTGAAATTCTATTTGATTACAGGGTAATTACACCTTTAGTTACAGGCCGTATTATAAAGTTTTACTAAATGTGTCTTAATACTTCGAACTTCCTTTGTTCCTTTAGTGTGAATGCATAAAAAGATGTGAGCAAATTGTAAATCAACCGCTGGCCAGCTCCCAGATAAATCCTGCCGCTGCACTGCAGTTTACTTTATTTTCTGCTTACACTGACTAAACTGATGCAAACTGTCCCCATTTCTGATTCCAGCTTAGAGCGCCACGCTGATGCCATCTTTACAAACAGCTACAGGAAAGTCCTGGGCCAAATCTCTGCCAGAAAGTTCCTTCAGACAATCATGGGCAAACGGCTGGGGTAGGTAACACAAGTGGAATGAAATCGCTCCAATGTGTGTGGGTTACCAGTACAAATACCCAGTGAAAGAGGAATTGTtgtggggtttgtttgttttttccccacagGGATGGAAGTGAGAGCTACATGAAACGTCAGTCAGATATCTATGAGGGGACATACAAGGAAGACCTCACAGCCATCCAGAGAAATCAGAGACACAGGGGGGTGCACGGGAATGTCCTGAGACCCAGGTATACACGTCTCCAATCTttaaaaagcctaaacattcagaATTTGACTTTTCCCACAACTGTAGATTCACTAAACTGAATCTTTTCTCTTTACAGACTTCTGAGTTGAGGAGGAAAGCTATAtcatcacatttttttaaacatcttttatttgtttgaggGTGTCCTTTAAAGACAAGAAATTAAATCGTCTTATATATTCACATTAAAAGTTGTGAGGAAATCCTACAGCCTAGCTTAtcattgtgtgtgcgtgtgtgtgtgtgtgcgtgtgcgtgtgtgggtgggggggggtcGGGTTTTCAAACACCCAAATCAAACTATGTGACcagatttcattaaaaaaaaaaccctttaatgGCTTTCTGATTGTGTATCTTATGTGAGGATTGTCTCAAAAATGTGTCTTCAGGGCCATGTCTGCATTATAAATGCCAACTCTGTGTTACTGATGTCCTGCTATGATTAACAAATGCGGCCTTTAAAAAGAAGTCTTGCTGTAGTCACATGCAACTAGTAGTTTTTGCTGCCTAATGCGACTCTTCAAACACTGCAGATTAACTGGATGTCATTCTGCTGTGTTCTGTACCTTTTACACTACAGCATGTAGCTGGCATTACCATTAGCCTGTAATTGTCTACTGTGGCCATCATGGGCATACAGACTACACAACTTCACAGAGTGTGAAACACCTTCAAAGATCCCTCCATAGGTACCATGGAGCACCTAAACTCTGGGAAGGTGAACTGTTTTTATCTTGTGTGAagactgattaaaaaaatatcccTTTAAGGGACACACATGTGTGTACAATAGCGGGGAGTGTAATCACGGTACTGCCTGCACAACTGAGGAACAAACCCCAGCAGGCGGCTGGACTTGTGGCAGCACAGGTGCTGCTTCTAACATTGTCTTAATAACAGCTCAGCTCCATTTAGAACTCTCATTAAGCTTTGCCATTGATCCATATAATGCACAAACACCAGTACCCAACATTTGAATCATCCATGAATCGTCACATTAGAATCGGTCCTATGGATTAATAATCTTCGCAACCTGTCATTTGATCTGACTTTGAATTAATGGGAGTGTTATCCACAACCCAAGTGAGTCCAAGTGGTGAGCTTTTGATGTGATTTCTATGAGTGATTCTTAATGTTTAGGCTAAAAGTTGCTCTCTGTTCCTAATGCTTCCTCCAGCCTGCTCCACTGTGTGCAGAAGGGCCAAACATGCTTGGCTCTTTGTGAACACACTGATGCGTTCTATGTAAAGGACAGTAAAACTCCCTCAGGTCATTTTCTCTGCATCAATGATTACAAGACTTACTGAAAACATCACAAAATGATGACAGCTACTTCAGTTAATGCTGGCGTCCATTTTTAAATACAGGTGTAAAGCAGTTTTCAGATAACTATAAAATACTTTGTAGCAGTTTGTTTAGTGCCACActgctgttttcattttctttgagCTCCTTGCTTagagaattttttaaaatactaataatcattttattctgtgatatatttatttttatcagaCTAAGCATTTTTCACAGTAAATTCCCAATTTTTTGAGATAAAAGTATTTCTTCTTTTATCTTATATAAGCTAAGTAATATGTTATATTCTGACTGCACTACAAAATAGCAAACTCTCTACTTGCTTTTCTGAATTTTGGGGggctatgtttttatttttatacccACAATCTGCTCATTTGCATTCAGTACATGTAGCCGCCCTTCACTCAGACCTGCAATAATTTCGAGgctgctgtggctcaggagatagagcaggtcatctaccaaTCAGAGGGTTAGTAGTTCAATCTCTGGCTATTCCAGTTCAAGCACCTTAGAGTCCTTAGGTGAGATACTGAACCCTGAATGGCCTCTGATGCATTCAGTGGAGTGTGTGGGATCACTAAAGATGCAGCTTTTAAAAGCAGCAGTGTGACTTTGATTAAGAAAGTACTATGGAGGTGCCAGTACATTTATCATTTATCTAACGTGTTTAGGAAACACCTTTAGATTGTAGCTGGATAAATGCGCAAAGCTAGTCCAAAGTTCACGTTTCACAAAATGCAAAGAATGTTTTTACCCAAGCAAATACCATTTCTTTCTCCCCTACTGtgatgacaaaaaaataaaatatataagagAAATATATAATCAATTTCACataaacaaaaaacccacagagctcacaTTCTTCTctataataagaaaaagaaagaaacacacatgaGACTTGACCTCCCCAGCACCTTtatttcctgttcttctttacaAAAACATCCTCAAATTGcccttttcttttatttattaacagATTTTCTCAGACATCGACTCTGTATCAAATAGGAAACAACCACAGAAATGTTCCATGTGTCAGTATTACTGCCAATATGGTTCATTAACAGTTGAAAAATGTTATGAGGTGAGCTGAGGGACAAAAACGAGGAATGTacccccaaaaaaaaagaaaaaaaaaaaaaaaaaaaaaaaaaaaaaagaagggggcGGGACAAACCcaggtttaaaaacaaaacaaaacaaacaacaacaaaaaacagcttgTAATAAGAAAACAAATCTCACAGGAAGATGAAGTGCAATGATCAGTAGCTCCACAGTCCTCTGCACTGAGTGTTATTCCAGACTCCCAGAGACGTGGTGATATTTCAATTTCTTCCATTTGGCAACACAGACAAACTGCATGCTTTGAAGTTTTCAACTTTTCGTCCCATTttctcttaaaaaacaaaaaaacaaaaacccaacaaaaaacaaaacaaggttttgatggaaacaacaaaacaatcctcatcttcttttttcttgcccctattttttctgatttctgtggagagaaacaaaaacaagcattaGTTATTACAGACATgacaatgaatgaatgaatgaaagaatgaatgaGAACCTCTCTGGGCTCTCACTGAGCACCTGATCACTAACAAATCATGGATCATGCATTCTGATGTGCACCCTACCACAAAAGCACAGTGTAAGTAGGCAAAAACACAGAGCAACCATCATGACCAAAATCTCTCAAGTCGTAGACGATGCATGGACATGGACACAAAACACATCTCTCAAATGTAATGGTACAACCAGAACCACGAGTGTTAGACAACACAATGGAGGGACTGTCCAAGGGGCTGCATGGCTATGGTTGTAGTGATCGTGGTGGGATGAGTGAAGAGGCAAACCAGAGGGGGGGGATGGCAGCAAGTACATGTGAACACTCGGAGTTAGAATGAGCACCACACAGCCATGCACGCTGCGGGACATTATGGAAATGTGCAGTGGATGCAGTCTGTGAGGATGCCCTTACTTCAGCCTGGAAGCAGAACCGACTCATTTGTTACAAATGGGGGAGGCTTTATCGAAGGCTTCTATACTTTGCCAATCTACTACTTTGCTCTGCAGCAATCCTGTAAGAGACAGCGAGGTGTGGATAGAAgggttaaagaaaagaaaagaaaagaaaagcaaagaaaaaagaaaagagcttTACGAGACAAAAACTAGCctggaagaaggaaaaaagtccTCAGTGGGAGAATGACATTGGTGAATTCGTTAATTGAAATCTTCTACGTTGTTAAATGGGCTGTTGTGAGATCAAGAGGTAAAGGCGGACAATTACAAAGCGAGCTCTCGAGTCAGTGACAAATTGCTCACTCTGGCCCTCAAAGAGCTCTACATAATCACGGTGAAGAAATTGCCCCCTGATATCGTCACTGCTTTCACTCCTTTAGATCTTGCTGCTGTTCTTCTCTCCTTGTCCAAGTATGCACAAGCTCTTCTACTGGCAGAGAGCCTGATATCGAAATTAGCCTCTGCAGGCCCACTGAACAGCTACGAATATAGAATAGGCACTTTCCCTCAAGTTTGGAGATAAGAACTACCTAGAGGCCTCACAGCACTGAAGTCCTTGTTATCTGGAAAAGGGCTAGGCTTTCTCTCTACCATTAAGGACTCTCTAGGACCCATTTGTGCCAGTCGCATTTGGCAGGCGTACCTCTTCACTGCTTTCTGGGCCAGCATGCGGTTTCCGGCAAGGAAAGTTACACCGCCGATGATTGCCAGGTACTTCAGAGTCTGGAACATGTTCAGGTGGGTCCAGTAGACGTACATCAGGCCCAGCATGGCTGAAATGAAACAACCAAATAGATTTGAACATTAATGACCATCCAGCCAAGTTCCCCATCTCCAGTCCTTCACACTATATAGAATGCTCCAATGCTATATTATACTGAGCCATAGTCCTTTGAATTTGACATCTATCTTCATGGTAACAAAAGGAAATAATTATAGAATAAAACCTTTAATATTTTTACTGGAAGTATTACAGTCGAGTACaaacatgtgaatgttttaaCATTGTCTGAAAAACATTCCTGTGGTTTTGACAGCCAGCCACAGCCATTAACAGAACTGCAGCCACCACCCTGTTGCTCTGTAGTAGCCATTGTGCTGTCACATCATTCACTCTTGTCTAAAATCAACACCATAGTATACATGTGTTAGTATCATGGAACACATTAGCTGGTTAATTAATATGCCGACCTACTCAACTAGCATTTAACAAGTGCCTTCTTCCTAATGGCTCCTCCTACTCAGCTTACAGAAACCACGCTCTGTCCTGACATCTGCAAACAcgttcctgatgagtttatgggctCAGTTACTTGTTACGGGTCACACTAAATGAGtccaatatttaaatatttaaacttctAAGAGTCCCTCAGCCTAGAGTGTTTAGTGATCCCCAGGGAGCCGCTGGTCACTAAGAAAAGCAAGTGGTTGTGGGAGGTTGCTGCCAGCCACTAACATGAGATAGGTTTCCTATCCCATTCTGATTCTAAAAACACTACCCTCTGCAACTGGTTTCACCCAGCAGTAACCAGCCAACATTTGCTAACTGGTTGGGGAACTCACATTTTTCCCTTTATATTCTGGGAAGCGGAAGGGAAGCGGGAAGAGACAGCTAAGAAAGCACAAATGTTAGACGAAAATGTTTTAAGTTGCGttaaaaattacattaacaTTAAACTGTTACAGAGCCATTAAAGTTTTGCCACGTgtgcacagagacagagagacacggCACTTCGAAGGAAATGTTTTATGCCTAAAACACAAACCTCCCTTTAAAGAGAGCCCTGCGGCAGGTGAAGCATCAGATCTGTGCGGCGTGACAGAACACTGTAAACTCTGTGGTGATAAAAACGCTCAGAGCTAAGTCCGCTGGAATTCTGCATTGTTTTCCTGCCACAATTGCCGCACTTTTGTGTCATCATGAAGTGCCCTCATTTTCAGTGGTTTTGACACTTCATGGGAGATGTAGCCCCACCAGATGTTTACTTTGgtgagcaatttttttttgttgcactaTTTGCATAACAATAGTGATgatggaaatgagcagaaatttgcatttcctgttgTCATGCTTTTCTgggtttaaatttttgcttcTTTTGGCTGCTAAATTCCGCACACGGAAAACTGACTTAATGTCACAGAGGTGTTTGGGGAAGGGGGTGGGAATTTCATGAATAATGCATACTTAGAATAATCATTCTGCATAATGTCAGCGCTGTTCTTACAGCAATTCGCTCATCATGTAGAACAACAGCGGGCGAACAGCAGACAGAGAAGCTGAAAAACAGTCGAGTCTGTGGCAAAGATTTCATTTCAAACACAGGGACTAACCTGCGTGTCCCAGATGGAACAGGATGGTGCTCGGAGAGAAGCTGAAGCTGGAGATGTTGGCGCCGAGCTTGAACCACTACAGAGGAGAGAGGGGAATAAAACACAATGTGATTTTTCGTCCTCTGCAAGAGGACAAAAGAGCCAAAAAAAATTGTTTACCACCTAACGCACAATGAACTGATCCACGGCAACAATGACTATTATTCATCACTGAAAATGccagggggaaaaaatacaCTATAGCTTTTGtgatttcaaattaaaacaagTATTATAGTCATAGTGGACTAGAGTCTCATTCACTGTCTGTGAAGGCTTCGTACTGAAGAGCTTttcaagaggggaaaaaagatcaCTGCACAGAGCAATAGCACAGGCGGACGCCCTATCGGGGAAAGCTTGGATAATGAAATAGGTTTGTTTGTAGGTGTGTCTCTTTAAATAGCAAATTACTTCCATCCGTATACGAAACCACAGCTAGATGGAGAGTGtaaaaaagggaaacattttgtacaaatgtattattattattaccagaatgagcagcagcaggaagggAGACAGGATGAGTGCAGTGAAGGTGTTGGAAACCACTGTGGGGGGCTTCTTCTCAGGTTCCCTGAACAGATGCTGCACAAACATGAGGAGACTTTTAAAATCAAGCTGGTTTCACATTCCATCATCAGCCAGTAAATGAGATGTTAAGAGAGCATAACTAGTACCTGAATCTCTGGTTTGGGTACATAAAGAGTCTTGGGTTGAACTGTTGCCGGGGCCTCCTCATCCACGAACTTCAGAATGACGTCGGCCTTTCAAAAGATTAAAAGTGGGTGAGCAGTGTTTACGTCAGCGAGGACTCGCTATCGCCAACAGGCCTCAGACACTCACCACGTTCCACAGAATGGGATTCTCTAAAGTGGCGTCTCCAACGATGAGGTAGAGCGAATAGGTGCCAGAGATGGAGTCGAATTCCGATTTCCGCTCTGCTGTGTCCAACTCAAA
This genomic interval from Oreochromis niloticus isolate F11D_XX linkage group LG5, O_niloticus_UMD_NMBU, whole genome shotgun sequence contains the following:
- the ghrh gene encoding somatoliberin isoform X2 — its product is MSIKRSHSLFQVPDANETRKNVHSCEVLLHTRLAVMMEKAALLLCCLIMTLSGSPLYPSIRFGQRDTSILMTSSLKNPAEQQEEDARPPREPAELRLERHADAIFTNSYRKVLGQISARKFLQTIMGKRLGDGSESYMKRQSDIYEGTYKEDLTAIQRNQRHRGVHGNVLRPRLLS
- the ghrh gene encoding somatoliberin isoform X1, translated to MSIKRSHSLFQVPDANETRKNVHSCEVLLHTMRHHESGRCGIKLQRHSGFLPRQKNNQGLAVMMEKAALLLCCLIMTLSGSPLYPSIRFGQRDTSILMTSSLKNPAEQQEEDARPPREPAELRLERHADAIFTNSYRKVLGQISARKFLQTIMGKRLGDGSESYMKRQSDIYEGTYKEDLTAIQRNQRHRGVHGNVLRPRLLS
- the ghrh gene encoding somatoliberin isoform X3, encoding MMEKAALLLCCLIMTLSGSPLYPSIRFGQRDTSILMTSSLKNPAEQQEEDARPPREPAELRLERHADAIFTNSYRKVLGQISARKFLQTIMGKRLGDGSESYMKRQSDIYEGTYKEDLTAIQRNQRHRGVHGNVLRPRLLS